From Rhodopseudomonas palustris, a single genomic window includes:
- a CDS encoding Bug family tripartite tricarboxylate transporter substrate binding protein: MIEFIPPRSHIDRRSLLCGGAAAVALPLLPRTARAADWPARPVRLVVPFSPGGTTDMLARVIAARLTTHYGQDFVIDNKGGESGNIAASFVVKAPADGYTFIVGTPGIHATNRLVYRSMSYDPVTDFAPVIVIAHVPNLLSVTRSLPVHSVAELISYARQRPRELFYGVSALGSTGHLSTELLKTLTGIEITPVPYKGSAPMLRDLAEGGVHLTIDNLPASKPLLDAGKIRPLAVTTARRWSPLPDLPTVAEAGVANFEAASWFTIGAPRGTSSEIITNLNATIAAFLGSDAGTAQLRRIGAEPGGGSPHDMHHHVLAEVARWDKVAKIAGISPL; this comes from the coding sequence ATGATCGAATTCATCCCTCCGCGATCGCATATCGACCGGCGCAGCCTGCTGTGCGGGGGCGCCGCAGCGGTCGCGCTGCCGCTGCTGCCCCGCACTGCACGTGCCGCCGACTGGCCGGCTCGGCCGGTGAGGCTGGTGGTGCCGTTCTCGCCGGGCGGCACCACAGACATGCTGGCGCGGGTGATCGCCGCGCGCCTGACCACGCATTACGGGCAGGACTTCGTCATCGACAACAAGGGCGGCGAGAGCGGCAACATCGCCGCGTCCTTCGTCGTCAAGGCGCCCGCAGACGGTTACACCTTCATCGTCGGCACCCCCGGCATTCACGCCACCAACCGGCTGGTGTATCGCTCGATGAGCTACGATCCGGTGACCGACTTCGCGCCGGTGATCGTCATCGCTCACGTCCCCAACCTGCTATCGGTTACCAGATCGCTGCCGGTCCACAGCGTCGCTGAGCTGATCAGCTACGCGCGTCAGCGTCCGCGCGAGCTGTTCTACGGCGTCTCGGCGCTGGGCTCGACCGGCCATCTGTCGACCGAATTGCTCAAGACCCTGACCGGGATTGAGATCACGCCGGTGCCCTACAAGGGATCGGCGCCGATGCTGCGCGATCTCGCCGAAGGCGGGGTGCATCTCACCATCGACAATCTGCCGGCGTCGAAGCCGCTGCTCGACGCCGGCAAGATCCGTCCGCTGGCGGTGACCACCGCCAGACGCTGGTCGCCGCTACCCGACCTGCCGACCGTCGCAGAGGCTGGCGTGGCCAACTTCGAAGCCGCATCCTGGTTCACCATCGGCGCGCCACGCGGGACATCCAGCGAAATCATCACCAACCTCAACGCCACCATCGCGGCCTTTCTCGGCAGTGACGCCGGGACAGCACAACTCCGCCGGATCGGAGCCGAGCCCGGCGGCGGCTCGCCGCACGATATGCACCATCACGTGCTGGCAGAGGTCGCCCGCTGGGACAAAGTGGCGAAGATCGCCGGAATCTCTCCGCTGTAA